A portion of the Elusimicrobiota bacterium genome contains these proteins:
- the nrfD gene encoding polysulfide reductase NrfD codes for MSISRVSPLREPLVDGVKDLGQITRDVCDPLDAAPTAAWYGAFAAALAALSFGAVMVIHQVWTGIGAWGLNKTVGWSWDITNFVFWVGIGHAGTLISAILFLFRQKWRTSINRSAEAMTIFAVMCAGIFPLIHMGRPWLAYWVMPYPNPMGPLWVNFRSPLLWDVFAISTYFIISATFWFVGLIPDLATLRDRLPAGWRKKLFAVASLGWSGSHRTWSHYEMVYLLLAGLATPLVFSVHTIVSFDFATSVIPGWHATIFPPYFVCGAIFSGFAMVLTLMIIARKVMNFEGYITLRHIDAICKVILLTSMIVGLAYSTELIISYYSSNHYERFAFLNRIKGPFAGFYWMMVFCNVLVPQTLWFERIRRDVRVLFVISILINIGMWLERFVIITISLHRDFLPSSWTDYSPTYVEIGTYIGSFGLFFTCFLLFCRVLPMIAISEVKGVLSYARSGENKESHHGR; via the coding sequence ATGTCCATCAGCCGCGTCTCTCCGCTTCGTGAGCCGCTCGTCGACGGCGTCAAGGACCTCGGGCAGATCACCCGCGACGTCTGCGACCCGCTCGACGCCGCCCCCACGGCCGCCTGGTACGGCGCCTTCGCCGCCGCGCTGGCCGCCCTCTCCTTCGGCGCGGTGATGGTGATCCATCAGGTCTGGACCGGCATCGGCGCCTGGGGCCTCAACAAGACCGTGGGCTGGTCCTGGGACATCACGAACTTCGTGTTCTGGGTCGGCATCGGCCACGCGGGGACCTTGATCTCGGCGATCCTGTTCCTGTTCCGACAGAAGTGGCGGACCTCGATCAACCGCTCGGCGGAGGCGATGACCATCTTCGCGGTGATGTGCGCGGGCATCTTCCCGCTCATCCACATGGGCCGCCCGTGGCTCGCCTACTGGGTCATGCCCTACCCGAACCCCATGGGCCCGCTGTGGGTGAACTTCCGCTCGCCGCTGCTGTGGGACGTGTTCGCCATCAGCACGTACTTCATCATCTCGGCGACCTTCTGGTTCGTCGGGCTGATCCCCGACCTGGCGACCTTGCGCGACCGCCTGCCCGCGGGCTGGCGCAAGAAGCTGTTCGCCGTCGCCAGCCTCGGCTGGTCGGGCTCGCACCGGACCTGGAGCCACTACGAGATGGTCTACCTGCTGCTCGCGGGGCTGGCCACGCCGCTGGTGTTCTCGGTCCACACCATCGTCTCCTTCGACTTCGCCACCTCGGTGATCCCGGGCTGGCACGCGACGATCTTCCCGCCCTACTTCGTCTGCGGCGCCATCTTCTCCGGCTTCGCGATGGTGCTGACCTTGATGATCATCGCCCGTAAGGTCATGAACTTCGAGGGCTACATCACCTTGCGCCACATCGATGCCATCTGCAAGGTGATCCTGCTGACCTCGATGATCGTCGGCCTCGCCTACTCGACGGAGTTGATCATCTCCTACTACAGCTCCAACCACTACGAGCGCTTCGCCTTCCTCAACCGCATCAAGGGCCCGTTCGCCGGGTTCTACTGGATGATGGTCTTCTGCAACGTCCTCGTGCCCCAGACGCTGTGGTTCGAGAGGATCCGTCGCGACGTGCGCGTGCTCTTCGTCATCTCGATCCTCATCAACATCGGCATGTGGCTCGAGCGCTTCGTGATCATCACGATCTCGCTGCACCGGGACTTCCTGCCCTCGAGCTGGACGGACTACTCGCCGACCTACGTCGAGATCGGGACCTACATCGGGAGCTTCGGGCTGTTCTTCACCTGCTTCCTGCTGTTCTGCCGCGTCCTGCCGATGATCGCCATCAGCGAGGTCAAGGGCGTGCTGAGCTACGCCCGGTCGGGTGAGAACAAGGAGAGCCACCATGGCCGCTAA
- a CDS encoding 4Fe-4S dicluster domain-containing protein, whose product MNEEETKKQNAEDAADGIKRRDFLQLMAGSFAALAAGGCRFQKPAEKVVPALVAPEEAAPGQAVWYATTCGACPAACGALAKVRDGRPIKLEGNPEHPVSRGGLCARGQASLLDLYDSQRYASPRLAGAPTDWDTADLEVIRALERARSSGKAVRLLSATWASPTARAEIARLRARFPTLRHVVYDEPSLLASVAAHRLTHGRAVLPTYHLDKAKAIVSFDADFLGTWGSPVQYTKDWAARRKPDAEPNLMSWHAQFEARMSPTGANADLRVPVKPSERYGTIVALGRLISQKISWSGPMPASGPTSVSRSTLLQTADALLSERRRAVVLCGGDDVASQAAANWINQMLGAYEQIADLSRPSRVAEGEIGAFDALLGEMRRGEVAVLIVRGCNPAQDHPRSEEFRKAAAKVGLFVSLAGRPNETCKLARIVCPEHHPLEAWADHDAHGGTISLSQPALSPLRDTRDALETLARWDGRRATAHESIRSYFRSSVFPRRKKTGSFESFWEDAVRAGAVAIDDGAGKGAFVPSAPSTLKAPRAPGAGFELVAYQSVALGDGRQANNPWLQELPDPVAKTTWGNFAAFSPADAKALGLVEGRVVKLSAGGVSVELPAQIQPGQASGTVAAALGYGRSGIGVMAGNFPVEKMLPIDFLPASGADVMPLSGAAAVTVSLLPRFERLAKTQTYDHLVDPLLGERRDHVRETVLADYLLNPRAGNPEEEKGKSLWKEHEYAGPKWGMAIDLNSCTGCSACVLSCNLENNVPVVGKSEVAKSRDMHWLRLDRYYSGPPDAVDGSPDVSFQPMLCQHCGNAPCETVCPVLATVHSTEGLNMQVYNRCVGTRYCANNCPFKTRRFNWFDYAHEDLNANLALNPDVTVRSRGVMEKCSFCVQRIYTAKADAKVEGRVLRDGDVKPACAQSCPAEAIVFGDLNDPKSKAAKLAKSERSYRVLAELGVQPSVHYLTKVRNKRV is encoded by the coding sequence ATGAACGAAGAAGAGACGAAGAAGCAGAACGCCGAGGACGCGGCCGACGGCATCAAGCGCCGCGATTTCCTCCAGCTGATGGCGGGAAGCTTCGCGGCCCTGGCCGCCGGCGGCTGCCGGTTCCAGAAGCCCGCGGAGAAGGTCGTGCCGGCCCTCGTCGCTCCGGAGGAGGCCGCGCCCGGTCAGGCGGTCTGGTACGCGACGACCTGCGGGGCCTGCCCCGCCGCGTGCGGCGCCCTGGCGAAGGTGCGGGACGGCCGGCCGATCAAGCTCGAGGGCAACCCCGAGCATCCCGTCTCGCGCGGCGGCCTGTGCGCGCGCGGCCAGGCCTCTCTGCTCGATCTCTACGACTCCCAGCGCTACGCGTCCCCCCGCCTCGCGGGCGCGCCCACGGACTGGGACACCGCCGACCTCGAGGTCATCCGCGCCCTCGAGCGCGCGCGCTCGTCGGGCAAGGCCGTCCGCCTGCTCAGCGCGACCTGGGCCAGCCCCACGGCGCGCGCCGAGATCGCCCGCCTGCGCGCCCGCTTCCCGACCCTGCGCCACGTCGTCTACGACGAGCCCTCCTTGCTCGCGTCGGTCGCCGCGCATCGCCTCACGCACGGCCGCGCCGTCCTGCCGACCTACCATCTCGACAAGGCCAAGGCCATCGTCTCCTTCGACGCCGACTTCCTCGGGACCTGGGGCTCTCCGGTCCAGTACACGAAGGACTGGGCGGCCCGGCGCAAGCCGGACGCCGAGCCCAACCTCATGTCCTGGCACGCCCAGTTCGAGGCGCGGATGTCCCCGACGGGCGCCAACGCCGACCTGCGGGTGCCGGTCAAGCCCTCGGAGCGCTACGGCACCATCGTCGCCCTCGGCCGCCTGATTTCCCAGAAAATAAGCTGGAGCGGTCCGATGCCCGCCTCCGGGCCGACCTCGGTGTCGCGCTCGACGCTCCTCCAGACCGCCGACGCCCTCCTCTCCGAGCGCCGCCGGGCCGTGGTGCTGTGCGGCGGCGACGACGTCGCCTCGCAGGCCGCGGCCAACTGGATCAACCAGATGCTCGGCGCATACGAGCAGATCGCCGACCTGAGCCGCCCTTCCCGCGTCGCCGAAGGCGAGATCGGGGCCTTCGACGCGCTCCTGGGCGAGATGCGGCGCGGCGAGGTCGCCGTGCTGATCGTGCGAGGCTGCAATCCCGCGCAGGACCACCCGCGCTCCGAGGAATTCCGCAAGGCCGCCGCCAAGGTCGGCCTGTTCGTCAGCCTGGCGGGCCGGCCCAACGAGACCTGCAAGCTGGCGAGGATCGTCTGTCCGGAGCATCACCCGCTCGAGGCCTGGGCGGACCACGACGCGCACGGAGGAACGATCAGCCTTTCCCAGCCGGCGCTCTCTCCGCTGCGGGACACGCGCGACGCGCTCGAGACGCTCGCGCGCTGGGACGGGCGTCGGGCCACGGCGCACGAATCGATCCGCTCGTACTTCCGTTCGTCCGTCTTCCCTCGCCGGAAGAAGACCGGCTCGTTCGAGTCGTTCTGGGAGGACGCCGTCCGCGCCGGCGCCGTCGCCATCGACGACGGCGCCGGCAAAGGCGCCTTCGTCCCGTCGGCGCCGTCGACGCTGAAGGCGCCGAGGGCCCCGGGCGCCGGCTTCGAGCTCGTCGCTTACCAGAGCGTCGCCCTCGGCGACGGCCGCCAGGCCAACAACCCCTGGCTTCAGGAGCTCCCGGATCCCGTCGCCAAGACGACGTGGGGCAACTTCGCCGCCTTCTCCCCCGCCGACGCGAAGGCCCTCGGCCTCGTCGAGGGGCGCGTCGTGAAGCTGAGCGCCGGCGGCGTTTCCGTGGAGCTGCCCGCCCAGATACAGCCCGGCCAGGCCTCGGGGACCGTCGCCGCCGCCCTCGGCTACGGCCGCTCCGGCATCGGCGTGATGGCCGGGAACTTCCCCGTCGAGAAGATGCTCCCGATCGACTTCCTGCCCGCGAGCGGCGCCGACGTCATGCCCCTGTCGGGCGCGGCCGCCGTGACGGTGTCCTTGCTGCCTCGCTTCGAGCGCCTGGCCAAGACCCAGACCTACGACCACCTGGTCGATCCGCTGCTGGGCGAACGCCGCGACCACGTGCGCGAGACCGTGCTGGCGGACTACCTCCTGAACCCGCGCGCCGGCAACCCCGAGGAGGAGAAAGGCAAGAGCCTCTGGAAGGAGCACGAGTACGCGGGCCCGAAGTGGGGCATGGCCATCGACCTCAACTCCTGCACCGGCTGCTCGGCCTGCGTGCTGTCCTGCAACCTGGAGAACAACGTGCCGGTCGTCGGCAAGTCCGAGGTGGCCAAGAGCCGCGACATGCACTGGCTGCGCCTGGACCGGTACTACTCCGGGCCGCCCGACGCCGTCGACGGGAGCCCCGACGTCTCCTTCCAGCCGATGCTGTGCCAGCACTGCGGCAACGCCCCGTGCGAGACGGTCTGCCCGGTGCTCGCCACGGTCCACTCGACCGAGGGCCTCAACATGCAGGTGTACAACCGCTGCGTCGGCACCCGCTACTGCGCCAACAACTGCCCCTTCAAGACGCGGCGCTTCAACTGGTTCGACTACGCGCACGAGGACCTCAACGCGAACCTGGCGCTGAACCCCGACGTGACGGTCCGCTCTCGCGGGGTCATGGAGAAGTGCTCCTTCTGCGTGCAGCGCATCTACACCGCCAAGGCCGACGCCAAGGTGGAGGGGCGCGTGCTGCGCGACGGCGACGTCAAGCCGGCCTGCGCGCAGAGCTGCCCTGCGGAGGCGATCGTCTTCGGGGACCTCAACGACCCGAAGAGCAAGGCCGCCAAGCTCGCCAAGAGCGAGCGCTCCTACCGCGTGCTGGCCGAGCTGGGCGTGCAGCCCTCGGTCCACTACCTGACGAAGGTCCGCAACAAGAGGGTCTAA
- a CDS encoding c-type cytochrome, producing MKRLLIPAALVLGAASALVLAARRDLAEPHLRLFDEMVKTPAAKTQTVNARMPGGLTQQAAPAGTFARGGSRLGFGPSAEERARAARELKNPLPVSLAGLERGRRAYQSYCLHCHGAKGRGDGGVAKAFPAMSFSLAGKSSFDLPDGELYHIIAFGRNNMPPHSAQIPADDRWRVVQYLRELQKTEIARLGPLAEIPEDPRRLHLVSEVYGKELFAANCASCHGADGRPSQPGVPTLHLPSVLSMVDDGYYIDIITHGRKGTQMPAWDKSLTRTQMLSIIRHLRTWDTAAPDRAMVLAHASDPKRGEAIYRGRCAACHGRRGEGGIGNTLNSPTFLSIASPQFFRDMVISGRKHTAMPASYNLTTGEIGDLVSYLRGWARPKHSLAEVRALLPGASAEMGAKVFNARCASCHGAKGEGGIGSRLNSDSFLSMADDEFMFRAVSEGRPGTAMPSWYFLPSRDMADVLKFIRSWQKSAPLALDRPARRGEPEFGKLIYDKACVSCHGPEGRGGVGGQIGNPVFLASAKDEFLWRTVAYGKQGSGMRGFMEGRALGTLMSLNSSDIDHVVSYLRTLASKPRVDLLDREFPGASAEVGRELYLGKGGCSKCHGLEGEGSSGPSLNSLGFLKAASNGYLAATVMMGRQGTEMRSFSQQGNVVSLSQKEVMDLVAFIRSWEKDPPTVVRVIDRTGSAAAEGGLLFNKYCLACHGVEGRGQASAGVKGYAPSLNTPEFLRAADDGLLMATIAIGRPNTPMRPFGAGAGGVADLSAADIRKIVAYMRSWENTK from the coding sequence ATGAAACGCCTCCTCATCCCCGCCGCTCTGGTGCTGGGCGCCGCGTCGGCGCTCGTCCTGGCCGCCCGCCGGGACCTCGCCGAGCCGCATCTGCGCCTGTTCGACGAGATGGTGAAGACCCCCGCCGCGAAGACGCAGACCGTCAACGCGCGCATGCCGGGAGGCCTCACCCAGCAGGCCGCCCCCGCCGGCACCTTCGCCCGCGGAGGGTCCCGCCTCGGCTTCGGACCCTCGGCGGAGGAGCGCGCCCGCGCGGCGCGCGAGCTCAAGAACCCCCTGCCCGTCTCGCTCGCCGGCCTCGAGCGCGGCCGCCGGGCCTACCAGAGCTATTGCCTCCATTGCCACGGGGCCAAGGGCCGCGGAGACGGCGGCGTCGCCAAGGCCTTCCCCGCGATGTCCTTCTCGTTGGCCGGGAAGTCCTCGTTCGACCTTCCCGACGGCGAGCTGTACCACATCATCGCCTTCGGCCGGAACAACATGCCGCCTCACTCGGCCCAGATCCCCGCCGACGACCGCTGGCGCGTCGTGCAGTACCTGCGCGAGCTCCAGAAGACCGAGATCGCCCGCCTCGGCCCCTTGGCGGAGATCCCCGAGGACCCGCGCCGCCTGCACCTCGTCTCCGAGGTCTACGGCAAGGAGCTGTTCGCCGCGAACTGCGCCTCCTGCCACGGCGCCGACGGCCGGCCGAGCCAGCCCGGCGTGCCGACCCTGCATCTCCCGTCGGTGCTCTCCATGGTCGACGACGGCTACTACATCGACATCATCACCCACGGCCGCAAGGGCACGCAGATGCCCGCGTGGGACAAGAGCCTGACGCGCACGCAGATGCTCAGCATCATCCGCCACCTGCGCACGTGGGACACGGCCGCGCCCGACCGCGCGATGGTCCTGGCCCACGCGAGCGACCCCAAGCGCGGCGAGGCGATCTACCGCGGCCGCTGCGCGGCCTGCCACGGCCGCCGCGGCGAGGGCGGCATCGGCAACACGCTCAACAGCCCCACCTTCCTGTCGATCGCGTCGCCCCAGTTCTTCCGCGACATGGTCATCAGCGGCCGCAAGCACACCGCCATGCCCGCGTCTTACAACCTCACGACCGGGGAGATCGGCGACCTCGTCTCCTACCTGCGCGGCTGGGCCCGTCCGAAGCACTCCCTGGCGGAGGTCCGCGCGCTGCTCCCGGGGGCCTCGGCCGAGATGGGCGCGAAGGTCTTCAACGCCCGCTGCGCCTCGTGCCACGGCGCCAAGGGCGAGGGCGGCATCGGCTCGCGGCTGAACAGCGATTCCTTCCTCAGCATGGCCGACGACGAGTTCATGTTCCGGGCCGTCTCGGAGGGACGCCCCGGCACGGCGATGCCGTCCTGGTACTTCCTGCCCTCGCGCGACATGGCGGACGTGCTCAAGTTCATCCGCTCCTGGCAGAAGAGCGCGCCCTTAGCGCTCGACCGGCCCGCCCGCCGCGGCGAGCCTGAGTTCGGCAAGCTCATCTACGACAAGGCCTGCGTCTCCTGCCACGGCCCCGAGGGCCGCGGCGGCGTGGGCGGCCAGATCGGCAACCCGGTCTTTCTCGCCTCGGCCAAGGACGAGTTCCTCTGGCGGACGGTCGCCTACGGCAAGCAGGGCAGCGGCATGCGCGGCTTCATGGAAGGCCGCGCCCTGGGGACCTTGATGTCGCTGAACTCCTCGGACATCGACCACGTCGTGTCGTACCTGCGCACTTTGGCCTCCAAGCCGCGCGTCGACCTCCTCGACCGGGAGTTCCCCGGCGCGTCGGCCGAGGTGGGCCGGGAGCTCTACCTCGGCAAGGGCGGCTGCTCGAAGTGCCACGGCCTCGAGGGCGAGGGCTCCAGCGGCCCCTCCCTCAACTCGCTCGGCTTCCTCAAGGCGGCCTCCAACGGCTACCTGGCCGCGACCGTCATGATGGGCCGGCAGGGCACGGAGATGCGCTCGTTCTCCCAGCAGGGGAACGTGGTGAGCCTCAGCCAGAAGGAGGTCATGGACCTCGTGGCCTTCATCCGGTCATGGGAGAAGGATCCTCCGACCGTCGTGCGCGTGATCGACCGCACCGGCAGCGCGGCCGCCGAGGGCGGCCTGCTCTTCAACAAGTACTGCCTCGCCTGCCACGGCGTCGAAGGCCGCGGCCAGGCGTCGGCGGGCGTCAAGGGCTACGCGCCCTCGCTCAACACGCCGGAGTTCCTGCGCGCGGCCGACGACGGCCTGCTGATGGCGACCATCGCCATCGGGCGCCCGAACACGCCGATGCGCCCCTTCGGCGCGGGAGCCGGCGGCGTGGCCGATCTGTCCGCCGCCGACATCCGCAAGATCGTCGCCTACATGCGCTCCTGGGAGAACACGAAATGA
- a CDS encoding 4Fe-4S binding protein has translation MSDLDNACSRRDFFSAMFKELAGAAGTVASSLGDKLDLLDDTSGKKIAAPAKPFVRPPGAVAEAAFLSLCTRCDDCVKACPEWVVRKTGPEFGSRLEGYPMLMPAQNPCVFCDGLPCAVACKTGALVAPAPGASVRVGLAVVDNARCYMGQGQPCDYCVKECPVKPKAVSVTARGLSAGVNAELCTGCGECAQICPANAISIEAMR, from the coding sequence ATGAGCGACCTCGACAACGCCTGCTCGCGACGGGACTTCTTCTCGGCCATGTTTAAGGAATTGGCCGGCGCCGCCGGGACGGTGGCCTCGTCCCTCGGCGACAAGCTGGACCTCCTCGATGACACGAGCGGGAAAAAGATCGCCGCCCCCGCCAAGCCCTTCGTGCGCCCCCCCGGAGCCGTCGCGGAGGCCGCGTTCCTCTCCCTTTGCACGCGCTGCGACGACTGCGTCAAGGCCTGCCCGGAGTGGGTCGTGCGCAAGACCGGCCCGGAGTTCGGCTCGCGCCTGGAAGGCTACCCGATGCTGATGCCCGCGCAGAACCCCTGCGTGTTCTGCGACGGCCTTCCCTGCGCCGTCGCGTGCAAGACCGGCGCTTTGGTCGCGCCCGCCCCCGGCGCGAGCGTCCGCGTCGGCCTGGCCGTCGTCGACAACGCGCGCTGCTACATGGGCCAGGGCCAGCCCTGCGACTACTGCGTCAAGGAATGCCCCGTGAAGCCCAAAGCCGTCTCCGTGACGGCGCGGGGACTTTCCGCCGGCGTGAACGCCGAGCTCTGCACCGGCTGCGGCGAATGCGCCCAGATCTGTCCCGCCAACGCGATCTCAATCGAGGCCATGCGATGA
- a CDS encoding YHS domain-containing protein, with protein MNPIISPSRQAALEPAKKTFGWSGRLALLLPYALGLLVLGLIVSDLGRTGSTVYVDANEMARTATDARASGTYPQDSTGGKMGITQPAEDSVAVDPVCGMTVRGAGAEKAVFEGKVFHFCSTYCRTTFLDKPSDYAAAALVPRLSHTMRGIPTRMYQWALILILILSFGVIELLTGNGEGTGPMAARWNLTSWAPLRRLLASNLFPFLPRIFTATLFILVIAAGLFGNQNPAMNIAPLLTWTVWWTGLIFAVLYLGKGWCTVCPWDALAGWAARLDARLDLPWPKALRGIWPAVGLFLALTWVELGMGITLIPRATAWVALAMLGMAMASAFLFERKSFCRYACLVGRVSGLYALFSSVEIRATQPTCAGCGTASCYTGTSRGDACPTFEYPRAMKLNTYCTMCAECFKTCPSGSMALNLRPWAADLVVEGKPRMDEAALALILLSMTAFHGLTMTPTWVALLETTKAATGLSFMGAFSLLMAVFLILPILVYAALAAVSAAWARVAYRDVALRFAYALLPIALFYHLAHNAEHFLMEGPKLMALVSDPFGWGWNVFGTARWAAPPLVSLEGLWRIQVLFVLVGHLYSLWITARTARRLASGRGALAVQVPMLIAMVAFSWASLWLLKQPMEMRLSGM; from the coding sequence GTGAACCCGATCATCTCCCCCTCGCGCCAGGCCGCCCTCGAGCCGGCGAAGAAGACGTTCGGCTGGAGCGGACGCCTGGCCCTCCTGCTGCCCTACGCCCTCGGCCTCCTCGTCCTCGGCCTCATCGTCTCGGACCTCGGCCGCACGGGCTCGACCGTCTACGTGGACGCCAACGAGATGGCCCGCACCGCGACGGACGCGCGGGCCTCGGGGACTTATCCCCAAGATTCCACCGGTGGAAAAATGGGAATAACTCAGCCCGCCGAGGACTCCGTCGCCGTGGATCCCGTCTGCGGCATGACGGTGCGCGGAGCCGGCGCCGAGAAGGCGGTCTTCGAGGGCAAGGTGTTCCATTTCTGCAGCACCTACTGCCGAACGACGTTCCTCGACAAGCCCTCCGATTACGCCGCGGCCGCCCTCGTTCCGCGCCTCAGCCACACGATGCGGGGCATCCCCACGCGGATGTACCAGTGGGCCCTCATCCTGATCCTGATCCTGTCCTTCGGAGTGATCGAGTTGTTGACCGGAAACGGCGAAGGGACGGGACCGATGGCGGCGCGTTGGAATCTAACGTCCTGGGCGCCCCTGCGACGGCTCCTGGCCTCGAACTTATTTCCCTTCCTGCCGAGGATCTTTACGGCAACCCTTTTCATACTTGTGATCGCCGCCGGCCTGTTCGGAAACCAGAACCCGGCGATGAACATCGCTCCCCTCCTCACCTGGACGGTGTGGTGGACGGGCCTGATCTTCGCGGTGCTGTACCTCGGCAAGGGCTGGTGCACGGTGTGCCCGTGGGACGCGCTGGCCGGCTGGGCCGCGCGCCTCGACGCGCGCCTGGACCTCCCCTGGCCCAAGGCCCTGCGCGGCATCTGGCCCGCCGTCGGGCTTTTCCTCGCCCTGACCTGGGTCGAACTCGGCATGGGCATCACCCTGATCCCTCGCGCCACCGCCTGGGTCGCGCTCGCCATGCTCGGCATGGCCATGGCGTCCGCCTTCCTGTTCGAGCGCAAGTCCTTCTGCCGCTACGCCTGCCTCGTCGGCCGCGTCTCCGGCCTGTACGCGCTGTTCTCGAGCGTGGAGATCCGCGCGACGCAGCCCACGTGCGCCGGCTGCGGCACGGCCTCCTGCTATACGGGCACCTCGCGCGGCGACGCCTGCCCGACCTTCGAGTACCCGCGGGCCATGAAGCTCAACACGTACTGCACGATGTGCGCGGAGTGCTTCAAGACGTGCCCGTCCGGGAGCATGGCGCTGAACCTGCGGCCGTGGGCGGCGGACTTAGTCGTCGAAGGCAAGCCGCGCATGGACGAGGCGGCGCTCGCCTTGATCCTGCTGTCGATGACCGCCTTCCACGGCCTGACCATGACCCCGACCTGGGTCGCGCTCCTCGAGACGACGAAGGCGGCGACCGGCCTCTCCTTCATGGGGGCCTTTTCCCTGCTGATGGCCGTCTTCCTGATCCTGCCCATCCTCGTCTACGCCGCGCTGGCGGCCGTCTCGGCGGCCTGGGCGCGCGTCGCGTACCGCGACGTCGCCCTGCGCTTCGCCTACGCTTTGCTCCCCATCGCCCTCTTCTACCATCTCGCGCACAACGCCGAGCACTTCCTGATGGAGGGCCCCAAGCTCATGGCCCTGGTCTCCGACCCGTTCGGCTGGGGCTGGAACGTCTTCGGCACCGCGCGCTGGGCCGCGCCGCCGCTGGTCTCGCTCGAGGGTCTGTGGCGCATACAGGTCCTGTTCGTCCTCGTCGGCCACCTGTACAGCCTGTGGATCACCGCGCGCACGGCGCGCCGCCTCGCCTCGGGGCGCGGCGCGCTCGCCGTCCAGGTCCCGATGCTCATCGCGATGGTCGCCTTCAGCTGGGCCAGCCTGTGGCTGCTCAAGCAGCCGATGGAGATGCGCCTCTCGGGAATGTGA
- a CDS encoding DUF3341 domain-containing protein, with translation MAAKTLVGVFDSDHAVLAAARAAREKGLDVRDAYTPFPVHGMDEALGLPPSWLSRACFALGAAGLTFALGFQYWVSLFDWPMNIGGKPFDASPALIPIAFEITVLVAGVGTVVTLLVFRGLLPGKAAPFAGLGATDDKFLLVVDGAAEEALRSFYREHGAVRVEAVDGGAR, from the coding sequence ATGGCCGCTAAGACTCTCGTCGGCGTCTTCGATTCGGACCACGCGGTGCTCGCGGCCGCCCGCGCGGCCCGCGAGAAGGGGCTCGACGTCCGCGACGCCTACACGCCGTTCCCGGTCCACGGCATGGACGAGGCCCTCGGCCTGCCGCCGTCGTGGCTGAGCCGCGCCTGCTTCGCCCTCGGCGCCGCGGGCCTGACCTTCGCCCTCGGCTTCCAATACTGGGTCTCGTTGTTCGACTGGCCGATGAACATCGGCGGCAAGCCCTTCGACGCGTCCCCCGCGCTGATCCCGATCGCCTTCGAGATCACGGTGCTCGTCGCCGGCGTCGGCACGGTCGTCACTTTGCTGGTCTTCCGCGGCCTGCTGCCCGGCAAGGCCGCGCCGTTCGCGGGCCTCGGAGCCACCGACGACAAGTTCCTGCTCGTCGTCGACGGCGCGGCCGAAGAGGCGCTGCGCTCCTTCTACCGGGAGCACGGCGCCGTCCGCGTCGAAGCGGTCGACGGAGGCGCGCGATGA
- a CDS encoding c-type cytochrome, with protein MIKLLLLSALFSHAAEAPTQFQKDAALFQAKCAKCHTVGRGDRVGPDLKGVTERREKAWLVGFITQTATYLDNDAEAKKLLAKFNGVRMETTGMSAAQAEGLLSYVDAASKGPVGPEEEPEPAVEDPASKVRIPVEGRGPWLPGIALALLLLALAVGTWQAGFAAPAAALLAFSAGAGYWSLGGRQYHRLLGDQQGFAPVQPIAYSHATHAGKLKIDCLYCHYGAARSDVAGVPPVSVCMNCHNAVRKTAGAAEPDPGIARIVAAWETRLSSAPRSVEWTRIHDLPDFVHFSHRVHVANDIRCQECHGPVQDMARVRQASSLSMGWCVNCHRQQKAAAPTHWKRTGGPLDCAACHW; from the coding sequence ATGATCAAACTCCTGCTCCTGTCGGCGCTCTTCTCCCACGCGGCCGAGGCCCCCACCCAGTTCCAGAAGGACGCCGCCCTGTTCCAGGCCAAGTGCGCCAAGTGCCACACCGTCGGCCGCGGCGACCGCGTCGGGCCCGACCTCAAGGGCGTGACCGAGCGCCGGGAGAAGGCGTGGCTCGTCGGCTTCATCACCCAGACGGCGACCTACCTCGACAACGACGCGGAGGCCAAGAAGCTCCTGGCCAAGTTCAACGGCGTGCGCATGGAGACGACCGGCATGAGCGCGGCCCAGGCCGAAGGCCTGCTGAGCTACGTCGACGCGGCGTCCAAGGGGCCCGTCGGCCCGGAGGAGGAGCCGGAGCCCGCGGTCGAGGACCCGGCGTCCAAGGTGCGCATCCCCGTCGAGGGACGCGGCCCCTGGCTGCCGGGGATCGCGCTGGCCTTGCTGCTCCTGGCGCTGGCCGTCGGGACCTGGCAGGCCGGCTTCGCCGCGCCCGCCGCCGCCCTCCTCGCTTTCTCCGCGGGCGCCGGCTATTGGAGCCTGGGGGGCCGCCAGTATCACCGCCTGCTGGGCGACCAGCAGGGCTTCGCCCCCGTCCAGCCGATCGCCTACTCGCACGCGACGCACGCCGGCAAGCTCAAGATCGACTGCCTGTACTGCCACTACGGCGCCGCGCGCAGCGACGTCGCCGGGGTCCCGCCGGTCTCGGTGTGCATGAACTGCCACAACGCCGTGCGCAAGACCGCCGGCGCCGCCGAGCCCGACCCCGGGATCGCGAGGATCGTCGCCGCCTGGGAGACGCGCCTGAGCAGCGCGCCGAGGTCCGTGGAGTGGACGAGGATCCACGACCTCCCCGACTTCGTCCACTTCTCCCATCGCGTCCACGTGGCCAACGACATCCGCTGCCAGGAGTGCCACGGGCCGGTCCAGGACATGGCCCGCGTCCGCCAGGCGTCGTCGCTCTCGATGGGCTGGTGCGTCAACTGCCACCGCCAGCAGAAAGCCGCCGCGCCGACGCACTGGAAGCGCACCGGGGGGCCGCTCGACTGCGCGGCCTGCCACTGGTGA